TGGCGTGCGGATCGGCGGCGACCTGGCGCACAAACTCGCCCGGGTTGTCACCGGTAAAGGTGACCGTGGCTTCAATTTCTGTGTTGCGTGGGAAGGCTTTGGTGCGGGCCGGGTAGATGGCTGAACGGCTGGCGTCGAGGCTGTAATCGCCCTGTTTGGTTTGCTGCAGGCGCCGGCTCACGCCGTGGCTGTCGCGGGTGGCAAATCCGGTGGCATCCACGAGTACCCGGTCAGACTCGCGGGCCACCACGGGAAAGCCCCACAGCACCGCATCGGCGAAGGCTTCGGACACCGAGCGCTGTTCCAGCTGGTTTTCCGTTTCTGCGCGATAGTGGGTATTGCGCTGGCGCAGCAGGACCTTGTCGCCGGCGTCGTCAAACCGCACCAGCTTGGTGTTCAGCCCCATCAATTGGCCGCGATCCAGCCCGACATCGTTGGACCCCAGGCCTTGTGGCAAGCTGAAATAGTAAATGTATTCCTGCTGATCCAGCGGGATGGTGAGGTAGAGCTTGCCGGTATCCGGCGCATAATCTAATGGCAACAAACCTGCCTGATGCTGCATGCCTTGTGTGAAGCTGCGGATATCGGTGCCGGTGGCGCCTGGCTGGCAGGCGCCGAGTAACAGACCTGCCAGCAGGCAGGCGCAGAGTGCGATACGGCGAGACAACATGGTGCGAGGTCCTTTGTTGGGATTGTATACAGTTCTCTATATAGACCGCTGAGTCGACCCAGCCCTCAATGGCTTGATCTGGGTCATATGCCCGGGGCTGCGCCGGTTGCACAATGGCATGCTCAATGGGAGACCCGGAACATGATCAATAATTTCAGCGATTTGCTGGCCATTGCCGCCACACAGCCCGATGCACAGCGGCTGTTGCTATTGTTTGCCAATGCCGAAGTGGAAGACCACGATAACGCGGAAATCCGCGGCACGCTTTCGCCGGTGATGTGTGTGGATAAGCTGCCCGCGCAGCTGACGGATTTCAGTACCCTGGTTAAGGAAGCGGATGGCGTTTCCACCGGCTGGAATATGGTGTTTGTGGCGGGACTGGCCGGCAAGGGCAAGGTGCCGCCCACCGAAAAAGACGCCGAGCCCTACCTCAATCAGATGACCAGTGATTTGCGCACCGGTCAGGACCTGTCGCGTTATCTGGTGTTTGACCGGGACGAGCAGCTGGTGAGCTTTGGCTGATACGTAAAGTTTATCGACAAACCCGTCTGCGCACTGCATGGCAACGGCGCACGCGCTCGGGCGGAGCGGGTGATTCTGTCGGATATTCTTACACAGTCGTGCAAAGGCTTTACTTAACCTATTGATTCTCATGGCTTATTTATATTGGCGCGGAAATTGCCCTCAGTAGTTGCTGAATAGTGGCAAAGGCAGTGATTGCCGAAATCCGTTTAAAGGGAATCAATTGAATATGTTTACGCATTGTCTGCGGTTGTTAGTGGCCGGTTTCAGTTTGGTGCTGGCGGCTCAGGCTGGTGCTTATCAGATTACCACCGATCAGGGCGCTGTGGATGTGGGCGGTCTGGATATCCTGAAAGGGCAGATGCAAAAGTCAGGCAATGCCAACCCGGCGACCGAAGAAGCCTGGGCTGAGGGCGTTCTGGGGCTGGATCTGGATTTCGGCAATGTGAAAACCGAAACGGTCGACTATTACATGACCGATGCCAATAACATTATTGCCTTTGCACTGG
This region of Simiduia agarivorans SA1 = DSM 21679 genomic DNA includes:
- a CDS encoding PEP-CTERM sorting domain-containing protein (PEP-CTERM proteins occur, often in large numbers, in the proteomes of bacteria that also encode an exosortase, a predicted intramembrane cysteine proteinase. The presence of a PEP-CTERM domain at a protein's C-terminus predicts cleavage within the sorting domain, followed by covalent anchoring to some some component of the (usually Gram-negative) cell surface. Many PEP-CTERM proteins exhibit an unusual sequence composition that includes large numbers of potential glycosylation sites. Expression of one such protein has been shown restore the ability of a bacterium to form floc, a type of biofilm.) — translated: MFTHCLRLLVAGFSLVLAAQAGAYQITTDQGAVDVGGLDILKGQMQKSGNANPATEEAWAEGVLGLDLDFGNVKTETVDYYMTDANNIIAFALASDPGFYIIKNAKWFALFENTASLGWGVVDIGALSAGFNLKYNCDNCSYTISHVTEFNSWQTSVSEPGSALLMLLGVIGLWAGRRQQRA